From one Nonomuraea polychroma genomic stretch:
- a CDS encoding DUF4126 domain-containing protein, whose translation MLAALTGLGLSTAAGLNAYIPLLVVGVLSNVTDAVKLPDGYSWLSNWGVLAMIAVLLLAEMVLDKVPAVDSVNDAIQTVIRPASGGVVFSATNAAAELEKSTWMTENPWVGWLLGIMVALAVHAMKAAARPVVNAGTAGVGAPVVSTAEDAGSLGMSLIAVFAPILVIVALLVLAVLSWWLFRRVRRFRARRRAARSQPPG comes from the coding sequence ATGCTTGCCGCATTGACCGGTCTGGGCCTGTCCACGGCCGCCGGCCTGAACGCCTACATCCCGCTCCTGGTGGTGGGCGTGTTGTCGAACGTCACCGACGCCGTGAAGCTGCCCGACGGCTACTCCTGGCTGTCCAACTGGGGCGTGCTCGCGATGATCGCGGTGCTGCTGCTCGCGGAGATGGTCCTCGACAAGGTCCCTGCCGTGGACAGCGTCAACGACGCCATCCAGACCGTGATCCGCCCGGCCTCCGGCGGCGTGGTGTTCTCGGCCACGAACGCCGCCGCCGAGCTTGAGAAGTCCACGTGGATGACCGAGAACCCGTGGGTGGGATGGCTCCTGGGCATCATGGTGGCCCTGGCCGTGCACGCGATGAAGGCGGCGGCCCGCCCGGTGGTCAACGCGGGCACGGCGGGCGTGGGCGCGCCGGTGGTGAGCACGGCGGAGGACGCCGGGTCGCTCGGCATGAGCCTGATCGCGGTTTTCGCCCCGATCCTGGTGATCGTCGCGTTGCTGGTGCTCGCCGTCCTGTCCTGGTGGCTGTTCAGGAGGGTACGCCGTTTCCGCGCCCGCCGCCGTGCCGCCCGAAGTCAGCCTCCGGGCTGA
- a CDS encoding phosphotransferase, producing MAVPQVLDRIPLLSGVPRTVEELPGGLTNHNYKVVTPDGAYVARVWASDGAMLAIDRDAEHANSIAAAAAGVGAPVHAYLPELGVLVVGFLPGRTFTEADLRDPANLPRVAEACRRLHGGPRFVRDFDMFDVQQRYLEIVQSRGFRLPAKYLEFMPVVAQIRKCLEVRYEGTVPCNNDLLPGNILDDGERLWLIDYEYSGNNDPCFELGNIWSESDLPLGHLEELVTAYYGRRLRNKIARARLLGLMSKYGWTLWASIQDGANESIDFDFWSWGMEKYERAVAEFTGPELTSLMDEAARTD from the coding sequence ATGGCCGTGCCCCAGGTGCTCGATCGTATCCCCCTGCTGTCCGGCGTGCCCCGTACCGTCGAGGAGTTGCCCGGCGGGCTGACCAACCACAACTACAAGGTCGTCACACCCGATGGGGCGTACGTGGCGCGCGTTTGGGCCAGCGACGGGGCGATGCTGGCCATCGACAGGGACGCCGAGCACGCGAACTCGATCGCGGCGGCGGCCGCCGGGGTGGGGGCGCCGGTGCACGCGTACCTGCCCGAGCTCGGCGTGCTGGTGGTGGGGTTCCTGCCGGGGCGAACCTTCACGGAGGCCGACCTGCGGGATCCGGCGAACCTGCCGCGCGTGGCGGAGGCGTGCCGGCGGCTGCACGGCGGGCCACGTTTCGTGCGTGACTTCGACATGTTCGACGTCCAGCAGCGCTACCTGGAGATCGTCCAGAGCCGCGGCTTCCGACTTCCTGCGAAATATCTCGAATTCATGCCCGTTGTCGCCCAAATCCGGAAATGTCTGGAAGTGCGGTACGAGGGCACCGTTCCGTGCAACAACGACCTGCTGCCGGGCAACATCCTCGACGACGGCGAGCGCCTCTGGCTGATCGACTACGAGTACTCCGGGAACAACGACCCCTGCTTCGAGCTCGGCAACATCTGGAGCGAGTCGGACCTGCCGCTGGGCCACCTGGAGGAGCTCGTCACGGCATACTACGGCCGCCGGCTCCGCAACAAGATCGCCCGGGCCCGGCTGCTCGGCCTCATGTCCAAGTACGGCTGGACGTTGTGGGCCTCGATCCAGGACGGCGCCAACGAGAGCATCGACTTCGACTTCTGGTCGTGGGGGATGGAGAAGTACGAGCGGGCGGTGGCCGAGTTCACCGGGCCCGAGCTGACGTCCCTCATGGACGAGGCCGCGCGTACAGATTAG